One window from the genome of Cryptomeria japonica chromosome 6, Sugi_1.0, whole genome shotgun sequence encodes:
- the LOC131065822 gene encoding probable prolyl 4-hydroxylase 6, translating to MAAVLTVMLICVAVTVYTQSAECAVELPRMLGQMKKMSLRAQNDAFKFSIHQSYSFNPTRVTQLSWRPRAFLYKNFLRDEECAHLIELARDKLEKSMVADNESGKSITSEIRTSSGMFLNKSQDEIVARIEDRIAAWTFLPKENGEGIQILHYENGQKYEPHVDFFHDKFNKEAGGHRTATVLMYLSDVIKGGETVFPYSEEGDGQLKDSSWSECAKGGYSVKPRKGDALLFFSLLPNGTADDNSLHGSCPVMEGEKWSATKWIHVRAYDFIKMDNNSNECIDENDLCGKWAAAGECNKNPIYMIGSSDSSGWCRKSCQAC from the exons ATGGCAGCAGTGTTGACAGTAATGTTGATATGTGTTGCAGTCACAGTGTATACACAATCTGCAGAATGTGCAGTGGAACTTCCAAGAATGCTCGGTCAAAT gaAGAAAATGTCACTAAGAGCTCAAAATGACGCATTCAAATTTTCCATTCATCAATCATATAGCTTCAATCCAACTCGTGTAACTCAGTTGTCTTGGAGACCCAG GGCTTTTCTCTATAAGAACTTCCTCAGGGATGAAGAATGTGCCCATCTAATTGAATTG GCAAGAGACAAGTTAGAGAAATCTATGGTGGCAGATAATGAATCAGGGAAGAGTATCACGAGTGAAATTCGAACAAGCTCAGGAATGTTCTTAAATAAATCTCAG GATGAAATTGTTGCAAGGATTGAAGACAGAATAGCAGCCTGGACCTTTCTTCCAAAAG AAAATGGCGAAGGTATACAGATTTTACATTATGAAAATGGCCAGAAATATGAACCTCATGTTGATTTTTTCCATGATAAGTTTAACAAAGAGGCGGGTGGTCATAGAACTGCTACAGTGTTGATGTATTTATCAGATGTAATCAAGGGGGGTGAGACTGTCTTTCCTTATTCAGAG GAAGGTGATGGCCAGTTAAAAGATAGTTCTTGGTCAGAATGTGCCAAAGGTGGATATTCAG TGAAGCCAAGAAAAGGTGATGCCCTTCTGTTCTTCAGTCTTCTGCCAAATGGCACAGCTGATGATAACAGTCTGCATGGAAGCTGCCCTGTTATGGAGGGAGAAAAGTGGTCTGCCACAAAATGGATACATGTAAGGGCCTATGACTTCATTAAAATGGATAACAATTCTAATGAATGTATTGATGAAAATGATCTTTGTGGTAAGTGGGCTGCTGCTGGGGAATGCAACAAGAACCCTATCTATATGATTGGTAGTTCAGATTCCTCTGGATGGTGTAGAAAAAGTTGTCAAGCATGCTGA